A single region of the Silene latifolia isolate original U9 population chromosome 8, ASM4854445v1, whole genome shotgun sequence genome encodes:
- the LOC141595403 gene encoding uncharacterized protein LOC141595403, whose product MDGKHTKYPIFKGHNYSGWKHRMEHYVKSTDYDCWVIIQKGPLVITVTDSDGNSAVKSEESYVEADYRKVEKNSKAMSILQYGTGDQDINRISGCTSAKKIWDTLSLAYEGTIVNELKSLRREFESEDIVRNILRSLSEKWQPKVTAIKEAKHLSKLSLNELMGSLMAHKLSLAKRLGESSKARGFALKSTSSDEEDDGDDKHAMYSRNMADMINSHNPKKFNNSSKKHFQKRRSYSMVACFKCGKKGHLIKDCLKWNEFKSREKRDFAKKDFKHKVMSEIWGVSDSDEDEVFEEELDAKVCMTTRLDLDGPKSSKK is encoded by the exons ATGGACGGGAAACATACTAAGTACCCTATCTTCAAAGGGCATAACTACTCCGGGTGGAAGCACCGTATGGAACACTACGTCAAAAGTACGGATTATGACTGTTGGGTCattattcaaaagggtccccttgtTATAACGGTTACTGACTCTGATGGGAACAGTGCCGTAAAAAGTGAGGAAAGTTATGTCGAGGCTGATTATCGTAAAGTCGAGAAAaattctaaagccatgtccattcttcaatatggcacCGGTGATCAAGATATTAATCGCATCTCCGGATGTACCTCGGCTAAAAAGATTTGGGACACAttaagccttgcttatgagggaac tattgtcaatgaactTAAGAGTTTACGTAGAGAGTTCGAATCCGAGGATATAGTCCGAAATatccttcgtagcctaagtgaaaaatggcaaccgaaggtgaCGGCTATTAAGGAAGCTAAACATCTATCCAAATTGTCCCTCAATGAACtaatgggctcactcatggcaCACAAGTTAAGTCTTGCAAAGCGCTTGGGTGAAAGTTCCAAAGCTAGAGGTTTCGCTCTCAAATCAACctcaagtgatgaggaagatgatggagaTGACAAACACGCCATGTACTCACGTAATATGGCGGATATGATCAATAGCCACAATCCTAAGAAGTTCAACAATTCTAGTAAAAAACATTTTCAAAAGAGGAGATCTTATTCCATGGTGGCTTGTTTCAAATGTGGTAAGAAAGGTCACCTTATCAAAGATTGCCTCAAGTGGAATGAGTTCAAATCTAGAGAAAAACGAGATTTTGCAAAGAAAGATTTTAAGCATAAAGTCATGTCTGAAATATGGGGTGTATCTGATTCCGATGAGGATGAAGTCTTTGAGGAAGAATTAGATGCCAAAGTTTGTATGACAACTCGTCTTGATCTTGATGGACCCAAGTCTTCAAAGAAATAA